One Patescibacteria group bacterium DNA segment encodes these proteins:
- the gatC gene encoding Asp-tRNA(Asn)/Glu-tRNA(Gln) amidotransferase subunit GatC, translated as MSKLSIKEIEHIAALARLELKEEDEKKFAKQLSSILSYVDRLSEVETDGILPIAQVTGLENVWRDDEVVDCSIEEKNKIFDNFPTKDGRHIKVRGVFEE; from the coding sequence ATGTCTAAACTTAGCATAAAGGAGATAGAGCATATCGCTGCCTTGGCTCGGCTAGAGTTAAAGGAAGAAGATGAGAAGAAGTTTGCTAAACAACTTTCTTCCATTTTGAGTTATGTTGATCGTTTGTCTGAGGTGGAAACAGACGGGATTTTGCCTATAGCACAAGTGACTGGTTTGGAGAATGTTTGGCGCGACGACGAAGTTGTTGATTGTTCGATCGAAGAAAAAAATAAAATATTTGATAATTTTCCCACTAAGGACGGGAGGCATATTAAGGTAAGGGGAGTGTTTGAAGAATAG
- the gatA gene encoding Asp-tRNA(Asn)/Glu-tRNA(Gln) amidotransferase subunit GatA has product MNLNELTIRRAHEGLRKKEFSAVDLLESCLERIVAVDDNYVNAFLSVTEDLARKQATKVDGRIKSGEEIGILEGIPIAIKDNINIAGEKTTAASKILENYIAPYDATVIKKLREVGAVLIGKTNLDEFAHGASTENSAFFTTHNPWDTQRVPGGSSGGSAAAVAASECIAALGSDTGGSIRHPAAFCGVTGLKPTYGRVSRYGLLSMTSSTDVIGPIAKNAQDAAILLSAIGGLDKKDSTTVDQPLEDYLKELDRVRGLTIGLPKEFFSKDLNPEIAEMVRRAAVLFEENGARIEEVSLPHSQYSIAIYYILTPSEISANLARYDGIRFGYQNKEAKKLFEVYAKSRGEGFGPEVKRRIMLGTYALSAGYYDAYYLQAQRVRSVIQKEVNKVLEKVDVILTPSAPHTAFKIGEQSDDPLKMYLEDIYMGLASILGLPAISVPCGFINGLPVGMQLIGRQFAERDVLYLANKYQELTDWHKQTPKI; this is encoded by the coding sequence ATGAATCTAAACGAACTAACAATTAGACGGGCTCACGAAGGATTGCGCAAAAAAGAGTTCAGCGCGGTAGATCTTTTGGAATCTTGTCTGGAAAGAATAGTGGCTGTTGATGACAATTATGTCAATGCTTTTTTGTCGGTGACCGAAGATTTAGCACGAAAGCAGGCCACGAAAGTTGATGGTAGGATAAAATCTGGAGAAGAAATCGGGATTTTGGAAGGGATTCCAATTGCCATTAAGGATAATATCAATATCGCTGGAGAGAAAACTACCGCGGCATCAAAAATTTTGGAAAATTATATCGCGCCTTATGACGCAACAGTGATAAAAAAACTCAGAGAGGTCGGTGCGGTATTGATCGGCAAGACTAACCTTGATGAATTTGCTCATGGCGCTTCAACGGAAAATTCCGCTTTTTTTACTACTCATAATCCTTGGGATACGCAAAGAGTGCCTGGAGGATCTTCCGGCGGTTCAGCAGCAGCGGTAGCGGCTAGCGAATGTATCGCTGCACTTGGTTCTGATACCGGAGGATCAATTCGTCACCCGGCGGCTTTTTGCGGGGTGACTGGGTTGAAACCAACCTATGGTCGGGTTTCTCGTTACGGATTGCTGTCCATGACTTCGTCAACCGATGTGATCGGTCCGATCGCCAAAAATGCGCAAGACGCAGCCATCTTGCTTAGTGCTATTGGCGGTTTAGATAAAAAAGATTCAACAACCGTTGATCAACCGCTGGAAGATTATCTGAAAGAATTAGACAGGGTAAGGGGTCTGACTATCGGTCTGCCAAAAGAATTTTTTTCCAAAGATTTAAATCCGGAAATTGCCGAGATGGTTCGGCGCGCCGCCGTATTATTTGAAGAAAATGGTGCCAGGATCGAAGAAGTATCATTGCCACATAGCCAATATTCGATCGCTATTTATTATATTTTGACACCTTCGGAAATATCGGCTAATTTGGCGCGTTATGATGGTATTCGTTTCGGTTATCAAAACAAGGAGGCAAAAAAACTTTTTGAAGTTTATGCTAAAAGTAGAGGGGAAGGTTTTGGTCCGGAAGTTAAACGGCGAATTATGCTCGGCACTTATGCGTTGTCTGCCGGATATTACGACGCTTATTATCTGCAGGCGCAAAGAGTGCGCAGCGTGATTCAAAAAGAGGTGAATAAGGTGCTGGAAAAAGTTGATGTAATTTTGACGCCATCAGCGCCGCACACAGCCTTTAAAATAGGCGAACAATCTGACGATCCGCTCAAAATGTATCTTGAGGATATATATATGGGACTGGCAAGTATTTTAGGTTTGCCGGCAATTTCCGTGCCTTGTGGTTTTATCAACGGACTGCCTGTTGGTATGCAGCTGATCGGTAGGCAGTTTGCCGAACGCGATGTTTTGTATTTAGCTAATAAATATCAGGAGTTGACTGATTGGCATAAACAGACGCCGAAAATATAA
- a CDS encoding PKD domain-containing protein, translating into MFRRLVVIIVIVSLIFPRISLADFRYDLGLQQGDIRISGGQMIIGKTMNVIARIHNYGTEDVRGYCTFYADDVPLGSSQEISVLSGTYDDAWVEFIVPQNSFNIRAITYLNEHTDENVSNNEQQTVMFVPDIDTDGDGIGDLSDFDDDNDGFLDIDETNNYRTDPRKADTDGDGCPDNSDQFPLDPIKCNEQVIIKDIVPAAIEKIVPTTKSVASEKELVNNNKQTVESTTVDENGDVVVLAGEDIKVLGEETDQLITGLEISAVQIGWSKYKFQSDIPGEYWDQFSYVWIFGDGRQSVDRLAVHRFFGAGDFTVKLRVEDKQRNGWEAQTNISISWCNPGNWQLWLLILFLCVILISLVYFIEKSRATKVKNRLKRIINKKII; encoded by the coding sequence ATGTTTAGGCGTTTGGTTGTTATTATTGTTATTGTATCGTTGATTTTTCCTAGGATTTCTCTTGCTGATTTCAGATATGACCTTGGTTTGCAACAGGGAGATATTAGGATTTCCGGCGGGCAGATGATAATCGGTAAAACAATGAACGTTATTGCTCGGATTCATAATTATGGCACGGAAGACGTCCGTGGCTATTGTACTTTTTACGCCGACGATGTACCACTTGGCAGTTCTCAGGAAATCTCGGTGTTGTCTGGTACTTATGACGATGCTTGGGTAGAGTTTATCGTTCCTCAAAATTCTTTTAACATTCGTGCCATCACTTATCTTAATGAACATACAGACGAAAACGTTTCAAATAACGAACAGCAAACGGTTATGTTTGTTCCCGATATTGATACTGACGGTGACGGCATTGGTGATTTGTCTGATTTTGATGATGATAATGACGGATTTTTGGATATTGACGAGACAAACAATTACCGCACTGATCCGAGAAAAGCCGATACTGACGGTGATGGTTGTCCCGATAACAGCGATCAATTTCCCTTGGATCCCATAAAGTGCAATGAGCAGGTGATAATAAAAGATATTGTTCCGGCTGCGATAGAAAAAATTGTTCCGACTACTAAATCAGTCGCGTCTGAAAAAGAATTAGTAAATAATAATAAACAGACGGTTGAATCTACTACTGTCGATGAAAATGGCGACGTTGTTGTTTTAGCAGGTGAAGATATTAAAGTATTAGGGGAAGAAACCGATCAATTGATTACTGGATTGGAAATATCGGCAGTGCAGATTGGTTGGTCGAAGTATAAATTTCAGTCGGATATTCCCGGAGAGTATTGGGACCAGTTTAGTTACGTTTGGATTTTTGGTGACGGTAGACAATCAGTTGATCGCTTAGCCGTTCATCGTTTTTTTGGCGCTGGTGATTTTACCGTGAAATTGCGGGTAGAAGACAAACAGAGAAATGGCTGGGAAGCTCAGACAAACATAAGTATCTCTTGGTGTAATCCGGGAAATTGGCAGCTATGGTTGCTTATTTTGTTTCTTTGTGTTATACTTATTTCATTGGTTTATTTTATAGAAAAATCTAGGGCTACTAAAGTAAAAAATAGATTAAAAAGAATAATAAATAAAAAAATAATATGA
- a CDS encoding thioredoxin domain-containing protein, with translation MTEEKNGLQPKKGFVLGIVIGIAVVGILSLIGAFVLIATSGEADITVAGESVVQGSNIVAKNNDPLAGVAAASSFQEKVDAQICKEDGKPVVYLFSTTGCPHCKWVKPAFDEIADKYVKEGKIVAYHWELDTGDDTLTSTVETATDPNHEAIYTQFNPEGTVPTFVFGCKYYRIGTAHEQDSFGLDGEKAEFEALIQELIK, from the coding sequence ATGACCGAAGAAAAAAATGGTTTACAGCCAAAAAAAGGTTTTGTTTTAGGGATAGTTATTGGTATTGCCGTTGTCGGCATTCTGTCTCTTATTGGCGCTTTTGTTTTGATTGCTACTAGCGGTGAGGCAGATATTACTGTAGCTGGTGAAAGCGTTGTTCAAGGAAGTAATATTGTCGCTAAAAATAACGATCCATTGGCCGGTGTCGCAGCCGCCAGTTCTTTTCAGGAAAAAGTAGATGCCCAAATTTGTAAGGAAGATGGAAAACCGGTGGTATATTTATTCTCTACTACTGGTTGCCCTCATTGTAAGTGGGTAAAGCCGGCTTTTGATGAGATTGCCGATAAGTATGTCAAAGAAGGGAAGATAGTCGCGTATCATTGGGAGCTTGATACCGGTGATGATACTTTGACTTCAACGGTGGAAACCGCCACTGACCCAAATCATGAAGCGATTTATACTCAATTCAATCCGGAAGGAACTGTCCCAACTTTTGTTTTTGGTTGTAAATATTACCGTATAGGTACTGCCCATGAACAAGACAGTTTTGGTTTAGACGGCGAAAAAGCCGAGTTTGAGGCTTTAATCCAGGAGTTGATTAAGTAA